A stretch of the Panicum virgatum strain AP13 chromosome 9N, P.virgatum_v5, whole genome shotgun sequence genome encodes the following:
- the LOC120691320 gene encoding shugoshin-1-like, which translates to MEVEATVLAPQPAVSPPAASPAKKALTAAPTSALKIRAARRKTLCDITNLTRHEPPEVLDESACPAAAAGAGGVEKLARLVKENADLVNLIAERDEIIQLSGAEIQKLRLANWELARTNSQMITELNLGRNRLKALQHELACSRAALKAKTSELEDVKKAMQRRNIHTQRTQHLGPDKTAQTKDGDVVDPEPVSEATRAGSIQRPGNASRKRMMRSRSLGPVASTKLALPKDKETSQRRKSMRMPQPSARSEDLFEIEDVQAAIGSCKIDPDTASGSERAGHQFLRRSSLGRPLRQARERVTSYKEMPLHVKLRRP; encoded by the exons ATGGAGGTCGAGGCGACCGTCCTCGCGCCCCAGCCAGCCGTCTCGCCcccggcggcctcgccggccAAGAAAGCGCTGACGGCGGCTCCTACGTCTGCTCTGAAGATCAGGGCCGCGAGGAGGAAGACGCTCTGCGACATCACCAACCTGACGAGGCACGAGCCGCCCGAGGTGCTGGATGAGTCGGCGTGccctgcagcggcggccggcgcgggcggcgttGAGAAGCTCGCGCGGCTAGTCAAG GAGAACGCGGATCTCGTGAACCTCATCGCCGAGAGAGA CGAGATCATACAGTTGAGCGGGGCTGAGATTCAGAAGCTGCGGCTCGCCAACTGGGAGCTCGCGCGGACCAATTCCCAGATGATAACG GAGCTTAATCTTGGAAGAAATAGG TTGAAAGCGTTGCAACACGAGCTCGCGTGCTCAAGAGCCGCCCTTAAAGCGAAAACATCTGAattggag GATGTAAAGAAGGCCATGCAGCGGCGCAACATACACACCCAAAGGACACAGCATCTGGGGCCTGACAAAACTGCGCAGACCAAGGATGGAGACGTCGTCGACCCAGAGCCTGTTTCGGAAGCAACGCGTGCCGGTAGCATCCAGAGGCCCGGGAACGCCAGCAGGAAAAGGATGATGAGATCTCGAT CTCTAGGACCTGTGGCTTCGACGAAACTGGCGCTGCCGAAGGATAAGGAGACCTCACAGAGACG GAAGTCCATGAGAATGCCGCAGCCGAGCGCCCGCTCGGAGGACTTGTTCGAGATAGAGGACGTTCAGGCCGCCATTGGCAGTTGCAAGATCGATCCAGATACTGCTTCTGGCAGTGAGAGGGCCGGGCACCAGTTCCTGCGTAGATCCTCTCTAGGAAGGCCGCTCCGGCAGGCCCGGGAACGAGTCACCTCCTACAAGGAGATGCCCCTCCATGTTAAGCTCAGGAGGCCCTAG